Part of the Mya arenaria isolate MELC-2E11 chromosome 8, ASM2691426v1 genome, tgactttgacctggTGAATCAGTGCCCTCACCACCCCCGGAATAATTTTTGAGGCCAATataattttctcaaaatcaaTCAGATTCTCACCCGCAGGTTTCTCTGGTACATCTTCCAAATTTCCCTCGACCAGGTCCTCTTCCACCTGATGTTTTCTTTTCCTTCGAGCCTTAGGCATCTCTGtgcaattttaacttaaaataatgtgaagaaaacaatgaaaatacttcGATTTAATACGATTTTATGAAGCTGTAAATTTTTGTATGCTATCCTACAGACGACGAAAACGGAAAGGAAGAGCTATGACAGACTGGTTACTAATTTCAGCCTTAAATCTTGATATCTGATTACATTTGATCCCAGAATCGAAAGCAGTCTATaaaaattaattgcattttCGGCTGTCAGAAAGTGTAAACAAACGACCACAATGCGTCAAAATTACAAAGTTGTGTATTACTGCGACTACATAAATAATTCTTACAGGACTTAAATAGAGCGgtttatttcctaaaaataaatgtcgttATGCCTATAAAGTCATAACGAATATTATGTTTGCAGATGATGTTGCGCTATTGTCGGATACAGTTATCGGTCTGCAAAGGCAGTTGAATTccctttatttaatttgttctgataataaaatgtaaatattaataagacaaaaattttggtatttaaaaGAGGTGGGCAGTTATCTCGAAATGAGAAGTGGAACTATAATAATGAAGCCATAGAGGTAGTACCAGGGTTTACATATGTGGGGAAATATTTTAGTAGTAcattgtcattgtttaaaatgtctgaGAGCTCTGCTCTAAAAACTAAGAAAGCTTTACATTGCGTGCTTAAAGGCATTGATTCTTTATCTTTTGTAAACTCTAGtgtgtttattaaaatgtttgatacaaaaatatcaccGATTATGCTATATGGTGCTGAACTTTGGGGCTTGACTCCAatgaatgttattgaaaatgtgCATGTTTATGCTTGTAAAAGGTTTTTCAATGTATCATTTAAAGCATGCAATGATGCGGTTTGGGGTGATCTAGGGCGCTTTCCTTTACATATTCATGCTTCTAAACGATGtctaaaatattggtttaaaattttaaaacttcctaatgatatatatgttaagttgtgttataatatgttgaaattgtaTGATAGTTTAGGTTATGAAAACTGGGTTACTATTTTATGCatgaatttgtataaaaattgttttggttATATTTGGGAAGACCAGTATGTTGAAAacgaatttgtttttttcttaatgagTATGTTACTAGAATAAGGGATCAGCATCTTCAAACATGGAATCATAAGTGTGCAGAaaacatgaaacttaataaattgtatGTGCATGTAAAATCGTGCTtaagtgtaaataaatatgtgaactGTATTACTGTGAACAAGTTTCGAAGATGTATGGCTAACTTTAGATGCTCTTCGCACCACCTGGCTATTGAAACAGGCAGACATTTTGGAATTGCTAGagatttaagattttgtttattttgtaaaaacctTGTAgaggatgaataccattttgtaaCCAAATGCCCATTGTATAAGGACATACGAGAAGTTTATATACCTCCGAAATATTATACTAGTCCTAGTCTTCATAAGTTCTTTTTGCTAATTGcatctgaaaatgaaacaattattaagAAATTGTCTATGTACTTGTTTATGCCGATAAAGTAAGACAAACCTTTGTCAATAGCAACTAACAAGTATTTGATGTATATCGTGGTACTACTCCAATGCAAATTTATAATTGATTGTATGCATATGTGTatatgggctggaggccttcatgcaataaatgtttgaatttgaaaaaaaaagaaaaaaagaaagaaaaaggtTTAGTTCTAATCTCTAATACAAGGTTACTTCCTATCTGTGCACAATGCCTTAAAAGAAGGGGTAGCTCTAACCATAGTAACGtcctgtctgtgcactatgcctCACAACCAAGGGTAGCTCTTACTAGGGTTACGTCCAATCTGTGCACTATGCCTCACAACCAAGGGTAGGTCTTACTAGGGTTACGTCCAATCTGTGCACTATACCTCACAACCAAGGGTAGCTCTTACTAGGGTTACGTCCAATCTGTGCACTATGCCTCACAACCAAGGGTAGCTCTTACTAGGGTTACGTCCAATCTGTGCACTATGCCTCACAACCAAGGGTAGCTCTTACTAGGGTTACGTCCAATCTGTGCACTATGCCTCACAACCAAGGGTAGCTCTTACTAGGGTTACGTCCAATCTGTGCACTATGCCTCACAACCAAGGTTAGCTCTTACTAGGGTTACGTCCAATCTGTGCACTATGCCTCACAACCAGTGGTATCTCTAATAAGGCTAACGTCCTGTCTGTGTGCTATGCTTCACAACCAGGGGTGGCTCTAACCAGGGTCATGCCATTTCGGGGTACATTGCCTCAGTACCAGGGATGGCTCTAACCAGGGCTACGTCCTGTCTGTTTAATATGCCTCATAACCATAGGTTGCTCCAACCAGCGTAACATCTTGGTGTGTATTATGCCTAACAACCAGGGTAGCCCTATCCAGCGTTACGTCATGTCTGTGTATCATGCCAAACAACCAGGGGTAGCCCTTACAATCTATCAGGGGGTCTCCTTTGATGCGCCGGGTGAGGAGAACGTTCCGGAAGTGGCATCGGTAAGATGCCAGCATGTCCCGGTTCTGGTTGAGTCCCAGACTACTCTGGACTACTGGGACTATAGTAAGTGTGGCGTTTTGTCATTTACACACACAGACTGCTCTGCAGAGGCTGAGTCGACCCGGAAGACTAGTCAAAAGTCACGGGGTAGCATTGCGACTTGTGTTAAGCCGGAAGTGCGTATTAGTCGGGACAGTCAGTGACGGAGCGGACAGAGGCGGAACTGTAAGTTCTCCTGGTAATGATGTTTCTGTAGGACCTTCTATCCGAGACTTGACTACGTCTGGCGCTTGTGTCCCTCCCTCTCTCGCGGAATCACATTGCGAGTGATGCTGTCGTCGAGCGGACAAGAATCGGTCCTGAATTTATTCGCATCACTGACATGTGCATGTGTCCTACGTTGTGACTTGTCATGTTGCGGCGCTTTATCTTTATGTGaaagacaaacaaaattatgaaaacgGTACGGTGAAAAGTACGCATATACCCCTTCCAAGTCTCTAGTGAAACTTTATAGACCGGGACATCCATGCATGGTCAGTTATGGCGTAGGGGCCCCGTTCTCACTTATAAGCCAGTTTATTTCTGACTTTCAAGCCAACGTTCTGCACGGGGATAGTGTCACCATTCTCTATGGCGTTTTGATTTACCCAACGGCTCCTGTTCAGAGAAGCTCGTTTACCGGCGCTTTTACCCGCAACCCTGTATGCGTAGCGCATCCGTTTACGTAGAGGACTTACGTCGTTGTCATGTTGACCGCCATCTTAAATCCGTGTAGCGTCGAATCTGAAACATGCGTCGACGGACAGTCTGAGATGCCTTCCAGACATTAGAAAGTGCAAGAATGGAAACACGTGAAACTATGGCTCGTTCCATTGTACACCTGCCAAGTGGTCTAATATGAACAGATTTTCCGAAAACAAAACTTCAAGGATTATTGATAAATGGCCCAGATTTTAAAAGTGAAACCTTTCTTGTGTCCTATAAACCACTGTATCTAAGAATCAAGGGGAAAAAAATCTAGAACAGCTGGTTTTACCATCTCATACATTTTTCATCACGGCTGTACACATGGCGTTCTGGTTCATGTTGTATAAATCATAATAGAATATGACCAATTGTACAGACGTACGTGTCCTTATAAGACTaatgattgtaatatattttcgaTGTCAGAAGTCTGCCGGGATCACTGCGTGACGTCTATTGACGAAACATACGCAATTTAAAAACCTAGGCTTGTGTTTGGTATCATTCAAATCTTAGAATACAACTAACATTTACAGGCAATGAAATTGAAGATAGGCAATAATTATGAACTAGGCTTAATGGTAAGAATTCTAACTTGCGCGGGTGTTTAAAAGGTCCGCgcactgccactcatccgatacacaaatCTCTGCGTcggattttgcgttgacaatgtgtcagtcaatgaggttgtattctaagtcagttaatAAACCTGAACTAAAATCATAATGCTTAAGAAGGGCACGTTctctacgctcactccgcccattctttatcattaagcCTTTAATTCAGGTCATATTACATGGTATTTTTATGATGTTCGCTATGGAAAAGTAGTGTTCCTTTTAGTAAAAATGTCTTCTAAACATTTTTGAAGTACTAGTACACTACAATAaagaatcatttatttttttactcaCTGATATAGTAAGCATTTTGCACACTGCTAATTAAATTTTGTTGGTGATGACAACTCTGAACATCttttatactttcattataAACTTATTTGATAACTTGGAACGAACCTTTATCcttgtattcaaataaatatatatttcttttcactCTCATACATTtctaaataattgttttcttacttcctatatatttcatttcatcaaaTAGTATAGCCTGATATGAatcttttctttaaaagaaGAACGTGAGGGAACAAATGATGATTGGCGGGAAATGTGAGTAAAATTCCGAATCTGCTTTAACATAGTGTGAACGTAAAATGCAAAAGCAAAATTAATGAATATCGACAAGAGCATGTCAAGACATATTGTGTGAACTGAGCCTTACGTTTTACTTCGTCACTTGATTAAACACTACTTTTACTGACAAACATGGTAATGAAATACCATATTCTGAAGACAAGAAATACCATCTTTTAAACTGTCTTTTTAGTGTTTTGACCAGGGTGTTGTTCCCGTAGTATGTCGGTAGCTCGGGACTATCCTTTATAATTTCACTCATGCTTAAATGATATCTATAACAGTTTATTAGCTACAAAACAATCAAGTTTATACTTCAAATTCCAAACCACTGTGCACTTGGCTAGTGGGGTTGTTAGCCAAAATAAGTAAAAGTGTTTATTTGTGGTCTACTAAACGACTATGTCGGCAGGCCTGACAGCCCGGCGCTGACTTATCGTTTAGAAGACATAATTTGATAATTGTCGTAGTGTTAAGGTATAAATGCCTATCGAATGCCTCTATTCTAGCCAGTGCGAATGCGTGAGTTTCTAAATAACTCCCTAAATAAAAGCTATTAATGACTTAATTGAATTCAGGCGGTTttcattacaaaatttaaatgtgGCGATTGTAATCTGATTAATGGATTTTGGGTTTATGTCAGAGTTCTTCTAAATGATTACAATGTATATGTGAATCTGTCCGGTGATCCAAATAGTGGAGGCACGAGCCCTATTGGGCGTTAGGGAAAGcttcttttatcatttaaacatttttattgttccCTGCTCCCTGTGTTATTGTCCCTGGATCCTTCTATAAGACTGTCAATACCAAAAGTCATGACAAGTACTATGTATAAAACATGTGGGCTCGtagttaacatttttaaagtcCATGAACTATTCAAGAAGTATCACACACCACCAAGGGTCATagggcattataaggaccggccagtcagcccccgaaggtgtatatggaccgaggcgtgcCGGAaaggtgtgttatatttcttatattataccgaacacttttttaccatttaattaaaaatttaaagCGCCTTAAGAAAAATGTCGTTCTAAAAATTGCAAGCAGCTCTCGccagtttttaataatttatgacGAGGTCAGAACCGGCCAAAAAATGATTTTGGCCGCGtcataaaaacttttttattaaaatacattgatatacggaccgatcaactttatatgcacaaataagggacacatttatgtcaGGTATAATATTCCTTATTTAGTTGTTCGTCGCGCCTGTATAGTGTCACTGCAGCCTCAATTAGTACAGCAAAAGTGTAGTGACTTAATATCAATGTTTACACTCGCACCTGTTAAGAAGCAATTAAgatttttcgagaaattggggtcagGTTTTacacaatcatcatattaatATCTTTTCAGCGAGAATTATTCATCGGATGCGGTCATTGGTTGAACATGCAGTGCATGGCTTTCGTTATAGATCATGTTAAAATGACCATTGAAGTTTGTgtaatataaaatgtgtatattgtttTCCAAGAAATAATTTCGTGTAATGAGACTCATATACAGTTAGCATAAATATTACATacgttttatttacattaactaCACGTGAACAAGGAATAATAACAAACTGAACTATTTTAATGCCAAGGCCAAAGATTAATTACAATGCCTGATCACTCCAATACCTCGGAGGTTTGGCAATCGACTTCAATTGTTGATGAATGATTACTGATTTAGATGACAAAGAGTACgataaaaccatattttattggggggggggggggaataaaTGACGAACAATAAAGGCAAACAAAATCTCGTGTTGATcttcattcaaaatcaataaagcTGACACGATTTTACATGTTCTAGAGCAATTCCCTTAACTGATTATTTCCCCTTTTTTGAAAGGATGTATGTTTGACccttaaacaaaattgttccTCAAAACTTAATTGTAaactttggaaatattttaatttttagtcTTCCACAACAAAGTATGCGGAAGGCCCTTAATACAAAGTATAAGACTTAGATTTATGTGCAGTCAATGCAACAATACACAAGCACAGCCACActcattaataattatgatatgaaaaaaaaattgagtttcAGATGATTCATGGCAGTACAGAGACATTTTGTTTCCAGAATTAAACAATTAGCTGGTCacttgataataatgataacatcCAAAAATGTAATCGAAGGAAAACACATttagataattatataaaagaaaacgtATATGTGATATATAAAGTACTATAATTGAGATGTCTGATacaaattattaattgaatacaacatgtatataaatatatatacacgtaGTTGAACTATCTGGAATATATGAGTCTATAAATATGTTCTACCAATTCTTGTGAAAAAGCAGCTTTTGTACTTTTACACCATACAGGAATGcatattctatatttatatgGTACATTCTGTCACCTTCGAACTTGTTTCTGTTACAAGGCTATATCGCATACATTTTGAACAGTTTTGCTATAAATGTCACTTTTGAACTTGTTTTTGTCACACGACTATATCTAATACATGTGAAAAGTTTTGCTATGAAAGCCACCTTAGAACTTGTTTCTATCACACGGCTATATCGAATATATGTGAATAGTTTTGCTATTAAGGCCACCTACGTAAAGCAATCGTCGTTGTTTATCTAAGCCAAGTCCATGTGGTGTAAACtccaaaccagtgatgaaatcCTCCACATTGCCGTCCACCGTCACACGTTTGATGCCCCTAGTGTGTTCGCTGCTGACCAAAAGTGTTCCATCGGACTCCAACACGATTCCCCCAGGTTTTGCAAttgaatttgacagaaatattGTCTTAACCTCGCCATCGTTGGTGACTTCTCTTAATCCAAACGGAGCTTGGCCAATGAGGAACATAGATCCTGTTGTTTCGTCGATTGTTGAATGTATTTCTACAGAAGAAAAACTGGATAGCGCTTCCACTTTATGGCTTGCTTTCTCATTTTCAGAAGCGTCAATTTCTTGTAAAAAGAAAGGACATGAACCTTGCATTTTGAGGACATCGCGGTAACATTGAATGCAACTTTGCTTCCCGCGAGTGTTAATTTTGATACATTTGCTAGCGTCTGTAAGAGGGTATAAGTATTTCATTATATGGAATCGACTCTGTAAACTTACATACATTTGCCCGAAGGAATTTACAGCAATTTCCCAAGGCGCTGTAGGCAGTTTTATCTCCGTAATTCcataatttgttaaatctaCATTTACTAGAATTATCTTTTCCCCAGGACCGTCTGCGACAGCTATTTTCTGTCCTATTGGACAAATATCTCTCACGCTAGGATTACCAGTTAGAGATATCTTCTTTAGAAGAATAGGCACCTGCCGTTCATCTGGGCATTCATGCAATGACCGCAGCGACAAGAAATTGAATTTCCATTTGTTGTTTTCTACCAAAACCTGTAAGGTTTCAGCAAGAATTTCAAGTTGTTCTGATGCCAGTTTCATGACAATGAATAATTTCCCATACGCTTTCGTTTGTTTACCAATTTCAACAAGGTTATTCCACTTCCCTACCTCTCTTAAAACAGAATCACAAGCCAACTCGATTGCTTTTATTTCCGTGATTTCTTCATTTACTGTCTTCTTAATCTCCTCTATTTCTTTTTCAAAGCGTTCCGTTCCTGATTCAATATTTGCTGTTGCTCTCTGTTTGTTTTCCTGAGCACCAACAGTTATCGTTTTAATCTTTTCCACCATTTTCTTGAATTCCTGTTCCTCTTCTACTTTACCAGCTACAGCTTCAACCTTGCAAATACTGTCTCCGCATATGATATGAACTTTGCTCACGCACTTTGAACAACACAGTTTATCATGTTTAATACAATAATGAGTCATTTCTCCCTGGTGAATCGAgcagataaatatatctattccCTCTCTTGCCCTGGAACCTTGCACTGTATCACCACTATTAATCAGTTCATGGGTTTTAGTTGGTTTGACCTTTCGATGATATTGCACGCATGTCTCACACAAATAGTCCTCACACTCAACACAAAACTTAGCCGCGGGGACCTCGGCCCCTTCCTCAAAACACGGCTCACATAGCCTCACACGATGGTCAGTCTCTTTGTTTAATTTCCCTCCGACAGAGTCCGCGTTATCACTTGTGTCCGCTACTTTCTCCGCCATTCTTGCGttgggttgttgttgttgtttttaaaaatgtaccaGTCGATGCTTTCAATTACTTGCtactttcgattttgaaaacGAAAGTTGTGATTTCCGGATGCCGTTTCAAGGTTAAAGCTAGTACCGTAGTATACATATACGAGGACTAGTCTGGAGTTTCTTCCCCTATCACTACGTTGGGTGAACGAATTGTTGCGGTTATCGAGGTTATATAGATATAGCGACAATTCATAATACATTGACTTTTggtaaaaatacatgtttttaatatctAGATAACAAGTTATACACGTCAGTGGTCATTGTTTATCTGAGCCCCATATTAAGGCGTATCTGTTAGTGGCGGATGCACGATCTCCGGGTCCCaatgaccattttgacaaacagCGCCCTCTGGTGTATTATGTGCAAATTGTTTCTACAATATTGACATGACAAGTTCACTTGGACATTTAAGAGAAGGTTCAAGGGCGCCAGTGCCATCTTGTTATTCGTCAGCTTTCATCCGGGATACCTTTGATTATCATGGGAATATCCTGACCAGAACAGGGGTGCGGAATCTCCTCTGGGTCGCGTCTTCATATGTACGTCCTTACAATTTAACATGTGTAatctttaatgatttaattgttCACTCAATTACTTAATTGAATATgctgtataatgtatatataagaaataatataatataactttcagATTGAGGCCATGAGGATTTGTGTACGCTTGACAGTATTTGTTCATACTTGAGCATTTATGCCGAACATATTGTGCTCCGGGGATTGTCTCTTTCCAGTGTTCAGagaccattatttttttttaatttcaccCTTTTAGGtagttaaattaaattaaaaacgtgttcatgaataaaaatacatctGGCATGTGATTTTTCACATGTGTACCTTTTAACTATAAACAAGACAAAATCTGAATTCCCAACTGGTTGGTAGATGAATATTCGCGAGTAaccgactggaaatggtcgaatatcctaTTGGCGAATGCACgaataaaagtgatttcaaacagtttttgttacgcagatacatatgtgtacatgtataaacatacattggACCACCGGTgcacaatatatgcatatgaataaatcagataaaaagtagagggtatttaaaataatcgttgtcaaaCATTACGAAATGTTCACAAAgatgaaaatattcactaagatgcttattgaatacgtcTCCAAATGACCCCATGCTGTTCTGGTATCAGTTGTAATTGGTTTATGtgctgaaaaaatatacaaaagttATGCCTAAAATGATATAAGCAGCAAGCCTTTTTAGCTTTCATGTCATATATCAGATGCAATACAGAgcacaaatcaaaatattgtaacattttgtataatGTATCTTTGGTCTTTTTTTTACAATCCCCCGAGCAAACTAGTGTTCCAATGAGCTCaggttttactgaccgtttcaaagCGAAACCATCCATAAAGATGTGTTTATGCGCTTGCGGtctgtgtgtggtgtttgttcGTTTGTGTCTCCCAGTTAGTGTCGTTTGTGCCCTTACCCTGTGCTTTAAAACATggtatgtacatacatgtatatggagttttggctactggacttgtccatgtagttttcTCTGTATTCGTTGAAAGATAACGATAGcgataaataagaaaaaagataTAACTTGCGGTATAGATTCATCCTATAAAAATGGTAACAAATGTATAAACCTGTGAGTTGTGTTACACTCAAGGTGTCGATGTTTAGTCAAAAAGGCAGTAAACATTTCAGACACAGacgttttttttacataatattcaACATATTGTTATGACGACAACATGCATGAAATGAAAGACTGTcttgagaaataaataaacaataacaaagaaagaagaagaagaagaatatttGATAACCTAAAAACAgcataagtacatgtacatgtattcatattgATACAGTTTCGTACGCGTACATATTTCGGAGTTTGGAAAGAACTAATATTCGTTTGAAAGGAGCGTGGCTTATCAGTTAACAAAACAGAGTTcaaccattatatttttttcatttgtttggaggtttaaatggaaattataGGTTCGACCGACTGCGCTAGGCTTGAAcgtttagttttaaaaaaacactccGAATTCTAAAAATGCTGCCGGTCGTTTATAATTTCAAG contains:
- the LOC128243963 gene encoding E3 ubiquitin-protein ligase TRIM33-like, which gives rise to MAEKVADTSDNADSVGGKLNKETDHRVRLCEPCFEEGAEVPAAKFCVECEDYLCETCVQYHRKVKPTKTHELINSGDTVQGSRAREGIDIFICSIHQGEMTHYCIKHDKLCCSKCVSKVHIICGDSICKVEAVAGKVEEEQEFKKMVEKIKTITVGAQENKQRATANIESGTERFEKEIEEIKKTVNEEITEIKAIELACDSVLREVGKWNNLVEIGKQTKAYGKLFIVMKLASEQLEILAETLQVLVENNKWKFNFLSLRSLHECPDERQVPILLKKISLTEIDASENEKASHKVEALSSFSSVEIHSTIDETTGSMFLIGQAPFGLREVTNDGEVKTIFLSNSIAKPGGIVLESDGTLLVSSEHTRGIKRVTVDGNVEDFITDKAPQHDKSQRRTHAHVSDANKFRTDSCPLDDSITRNVIPREREGHKRQT